One part of the Falco peregrinus isolate bFalPer1 chromosome 14, bFalPer1.pri, whole genome shotgun sequence genome encodes these proteins:
- the PLLP gene encoding plasmolipin isoform X2, whose translation MPEGGGGPRAGQHRPRRGRVAKPPGTIPRQVLGLLVWALIANTMYYLHAAYGWVMFVSIFFWIVTVLFFVTYLLQLQLKFYVIPWPLVLMIFNTTATVLYTTAFVTCAAAVQPTSWWQWDYNWRAAASFFACLLMIAYGASTFSFRAWKGLGSHAATSQVTDHA comes from the exons ATGCCCGAGGGCGGTGGGGGGCCACGGGCCGGTCAGCATCGCCCCCGCCGCGGGAGGGTAGCGAAGCCCCCCGGGACCATCCCCAGGCAG GTGCTTGGCTTGCTGGTGTGGGCTCTCATCGCCAACACAATGTATTACCTCCACGCGGCATATGGCTGGGTGATGTTTGTGTCCATCTTCTTCTGGATAGTAACAGTCCTTTTCTTCGTGACTTACCTCCTGcagcttcagctgaagttctACGTGATCCCCTGGCCCCTTGTG ctgaTGATCTTCAACACCACGGCAACTGTCCTGTACACCACTGCCTTCGTAACATGCGCAGCCGCTGTCCAGCCTACGTCCTGGTGGCAGTGGGATTACAACTGGAGAGCTGCAGCGTCC TTCTTCGCCTGCCTCCTGATGATCGCCTATGGGGCGAGCACCTTCAGCTTCCGTGCCTGGAAAGGGCTGGGCAGCCACGCGGCCACCAGCCAGGTGACTGATCACGCATAA
- the PLLP gene encoding plasmolipin isoform X1, which produces MARGRSGSPGPAAALDGAFLLSPLGGLMGAQAVLGLLVWALIANTMYYLHAAYGWVMFVSIFFWIVTVLFFVTYLLQLQLKFYVIPWPLVLMIFNTTATVLYTTAFVTCAAAVQPTSWWQWDYNWRAAASFFACLLMIAYGASTFSFRAWKGLGSHAATSQVTDHA; this is translated from the exons ATGGCGCGAGGCCGGAGCGGCtccccgggccccgccgccgccctggACGGCGCCTTCCTGCTCTCGCCGCTCGGGGGGCTGATGGGCGCCCAGGCC GTGCTTGGCTTGCTGGTGTGGGCTCTCATCGCCAACACAATGTATTACCTCCACGCGGCATATGGCTGGGTGATGTTTGTGTCCATCTTCTTCTGGATAGTAACAGTCCTTTTCTTCGTGACTTACCTCCTGcagcttcagctgaagttctACGTGATCCCCTGGCCCCTTGTG ctgaTGATCTTCAACACCACGGCAACTGTCCTGTACACCACTGCCTTCGTAACATGCGCAGCCGCTGTCCAGCCTACGTCCTGGTGGCAGTGGGATTACAACTGGAGAGCTGCAGCGTCC TTCTTCGCCTGCCTCCTGATGATCGCCTATGGGGCGAGCACCTTCAGCTTCCGTGCCTGGAAAGGGCTGGGCAGCCACGCGGCCACCAGCCAGGTGACTGATCACGCATAA